The Stenotrophomonas sp. ASS1 genome segment GGACTGATCCACTGGACCTCGGTGCTGACCATCGTGCTGATGGCCGCGGCGACCTACCTGACCCGCATCGTCGGCTTTCTCGCTCTGCGTAACCGCACGTTGAGCAAGCGCGCGGTGACGGTGATGGAAGCCGCGCCGGGCTGCGTGCTGATCTCGGTGATCGCCCCGGACTTCGTTGCCGACAAGCCCGCCGACCTCGCCGCGCTGGCGATCACCCTGCTGGCCGCCACGCGGTTGTCGATGCTGCCGACGGTGCTGATCGGCGTGGTCTCGGCGGGTGTGTTGCGTTATCTGATGGGCTGATACCTCTTCGCCGGGCATGGCCCGGCGCTACACTTGTACCGCCACCCTGATAGCGCCGGGCCATGCCCGGCGGCCCCCCTGCGACACCTAGTCGCAGTCGATCCCGCCACCTACTTGACCAATGTCAAACCGCCCGCCACCGCGCGGGCGTATCTCTATGCAGGAACCCAATACGCCGGCGTTACCGGCATCCAAAGGACCTGCGATGAGCTACACCCCCGACAACGCCCAGCTGCTGAATGCCATGCAGAACGTCATGGTGATCTCCACCACCGACCTGCAGGGCAACATCACCTACGCCAACGACCTGTTCTGCACGCTTACCGGCTTCGCCCGCGAGGAACTGATCGGCCAGCCGCACAGCATCGTGCGCCATCCGGACGTGCCCAAGGCGGTCTACAAGGACATGTGGGACACCATCAAGGCCGGCAAGACCTGGACCGGCATCGTGCCCAACCTTGGCAAGGGTGGCGTGCTCTACGTGGTCGACACCACCGTGCAGCCGCTGTTCGACGCCGACGGCAACATCACCTCGTACATCAGCATCCGCCGCGTGGTGAACGACCTGATGCAGAACTACGACCTGGTCGAGTTCAGCAAGGAAAAGTTCGACGACTTCTACGAGGCCGCGTGAACGCCCTCCCGACCAGTACGCCCTTCAGCCGCCTGCTGGTGGGTTTCGCGTCCGAGTCGGGCAATGCCCGCGCCCTGGCCCAGCGCCTGGGCGCGGACCTGCAGCCGCACGCGCCGAAGGTGCTCCCCTTCAATGACATCGACGTGGCCAGCCTCGGCCAGGGCGATGTGCTGCTGGCGATTTCCAGTTCGTTCGGCGATGGCGAACCGCCGGCCAACGGCGAGCAGTTCTTCGAAACACTGCGCCAGACTCCGACGCTGAGCGGCCTGCGCTATGCGGTGTTCGGCCTTGGTGACACCGGCTACCCCCGTTTCTGCGGCTTCACCAAGGCGCTGGATGCCGCGCTGAGCGAGCGCCAGGCGCAGCCGCTGCTGCAGCGCGTGGATGCCGACCTGGGTTACGAGCAGTTCTTCCAGCAATGGCAGCCGGTGCTGGGCCAGGTTCTGGATGGCGACCTCAACGCTGGCCAGGACCTGCACCTGCAGGTCACCGCCTATGGCGAAGACAATGCCTTTGCCGCCCGCATTCTCGAACGCCGCCGCTTGAACAGCAGCGACCCGGCCGCCTGGCACCTGCAGCTGGACATTGCCGGCAGTGGCATGGCCTACCGCGCCGGCGACACCCTGCACGTGGTACCCGAGAACGACCCTGCCCTGCTGCAGGCATTGGCCACCTGGTACGGCGACACCGCCGCTGTGGCTGCGCTGCATGACCGGGAGCTGCGCCTGCTGAGCAAGGGCGTGCTGCGCGAGCTGGCCAAGCTAGGTGGCAGCGAGGTACTGAAGGGCCTGTTGAAGGTCAGCCAGAAGCGCGAGCTGGAAGCCTACCTGCACGGGCTGGACCTGCTGGACGTGCTGCAGGACCACGCCACGCCGGCCAGCGTGCCGCTGGCCCGCCTGCGCGAGCTGCTGTCACCGCGCCTGCCGCGCGCCTACTCGATCGCCTCGCACCCCTGCAACGACCAGCTAAGCCTGTGCGTGCGCGAAGTACGCTACACCCTGCGCGGTCGCGAGCGCTTTGGCACCGCCACAGGCAGTCTGCTGCACGGCGGCGATACCGCTCGGGTGTACTGCCGCTCCAATCCCGGCTTCCACCTGCCCGATACCGGCGAGGCACCGCTGCTGCTGGTCGGCACCGGCACCGGCATCGCACCGTTGATGGGCCTGATGCAGGAGCTGCAGGCCAGCGCCTGCGCGCGCGAAGTGCACCTGGTGTTCGGCGAGAAGCACAGCCAGCACGATTACCTGTACCGCGAACAGCTGCAGGACTGGCACGCGCGTGGCGTGCTGGCCGGCCTGCATACCGCGTTCTCGCGCGATGGCGCCGAAAAGCTCTATGTGCAGCATGTGCTGCAGCAGCGGGGCGATGAAGTGCGCGATGTACTGGCCCGCGGTGGGCATCTGTACCTGTGCGGCAACAAGAGCCACCTGGAAAGCGCGGTGCGCGAGGCCATCGATGCCATCAGTGGCGAAGGGCATTGGGACACGCTGCGGGGTGAAGGCCGCACGCATTGCGAGCTGTATTGATCCATTCCACTGGATTGCGCGAACGCTGGAATGGTAGAGCCGGCCGCTGGCCGGCTGCTCCGGATTCCATGGCTGCCGGCCAGCGGCCGGCACTACCATCAGCTGTAGTCAACCATCGTCTGTGCGTCGCGGAACCCCTGAAACGGTAGAGCCGGCCGCTGGCCGGCTGCTCCGGATTCCATGGCTGCCGGCCAGCGGCCGGCACTACCATCAGATGCAACCATTCATCGCCTGAGCGTCGCGGAACTCCTGAACCGGTAGAGCCGGCCGCTGGCCGGCTGCTCCGGATTCCATGGCTGCCGGCCAGCGGCCGGCACTACCATCAGATGTAGCCTTCCATCGCCCTTGCGTCCATCGCGGGTCAACCGCCGACGATACGACCATCCACCACGCGTGCTACCTGCTGGCCGAACATGGCCACATCCTGCGGGTCGTGGCTGATCAACAGCAACGGAATGCCAGTATTGTCCAGCACCGTCTCAAGCTCCTGGCGCAGGTGCTGGCGCAGGTCGTGGTCCAGCGCGGAGAACGGCTCATCCAGCAACAGCGCCTGCGGCTGCGTCACCAGCGCGCGCGCCAATGCCGTGCGCTGGCGTTGTCCCCCGGATATCTGCGACGGCAGCAGATCACCGACCGCGTCGATGCGGAATGCGTGCAACCACTGCTCCACCGCATCGAAGCGCTGGCCGATCCGCGGATTCAACCACCCCTTCTCCAGACCGAACGCCACGTTCTGGCGCACGCTCAGGTGTGGGAACAGCGCATAGTCCTGGAAGACATAGCCCAGCCGGCGGCGTTGCGGCGGCAGATCCACGCCGGCGGCCGCATCGAACAGGGTCTGCCCCTGCAGGCGCACATGGCCCTGGCCCGGCCGCAGCAGCCCGGCCACCGCCTTCAAGGTCAGGCTCTTGCCCGCGCCCGAGGGCCCGAACAGCACCACCTGCCGCTGCGTGCACTGCAAAGCTACGTCCAGCACGAAATCCTGGCCGGCCGCCTGCAGTCGGCGCTGCACCTGCAGGTCAAGCCACATCACGCAGCTCCCGGCGACGCCCGCCCACCAGCCGTGCGGCCAGCAGCAGGATCACGATGCACACCACCGAGGTCAGGATCACCAGCGCGTTGGCCTTGCCGTCCTGACCGGCCTGCACCGCCTCGTAGATGGCGATCGACAATGTCTGCGTGCGGCCCGGAATGCTGCCAGCCACCATCAAAGTGGCACCGAACTCACCCATCGCACGGGCAAACGCCAGCAGCAGGCCGGCGAGGATGCCGCGCCAGGCCAGCGGCAGCGTGATGCGGAAGAACACCGCCGCTTCGGACACACCGAGCGTACGTGCGGCCTGTTCCAGCTGTCCGTCCACTTCCTCGAACGCCGCGCGTGCCGGCTTGAATACCAGCGGCAGCGAGGCCACCGCCGCAGCGATCACCGCCGCCTGCCAGGTAAACACCAGGTTGATGCCGAACCACGACTGCAACCACGCACCGATCGGTCCGTTACGGCCGATCAGCACCAGCAGGTAATAGCCCAGCACCGTCGGCGGCAACACCATTGGCAGGGTCAGCAGCGAATCCAGCAGCTCACGGCCGGGAAAGCGCCGACGCGCCAGCAGCGCGCCCAGTGCCACGCCCAGCACCAGATTGATCGCGGTGGCCCAACCGGCCACCTTCAGCGACAACCCCAGCGCGCTCCAGTCGAGATCCATGCCTCAGGGCTTGCCGAACCCGTGCCTGGCCAGGATCGCCTGGCCCTGCGTCGAACGCACGAAGGTGGCGAAGCGTTTGGCCTCGGCCGGCTGCGCGCTGGCCTTGGTCACCGCCAGCGGATAGGCGATGCGCCCCGCCACCGGCACCGCGAAGGCACGACGCACGCGGTCGGGCATCGCCTGCGCATCGGTGGCATAGACGAAGCCGGCATCCACTTCACCGCGCGCCACGTAGTCCAGCGACTGGCGTACGTTCTGCGTGGTGATGACCCTGCCCTGCACCGACGGCCACAGGCCCGCCGCTTCCAGCGCGCCCTTGGCATAGCGGCCGACCGGCACGCTGTCCGGGTTGCCCAGTGCGATGCGCTGCACACCGGCACCGGCCAGGTCCTTCAAGCTACGCGGCGCGGCCTTGGCCTGCGGCGGCACCACCACCCACAGCGCGTTCACCGCGAACACCTCGCGGGTGCCGGCAGCCAGCAGGTCCTGCTGCTGGGCCTGGTCCATCGTGGTTTCATCGGCCGACGCGAA includes the following:
- the modA gene encoding molybdate ABC transporter substrate-binding protein, whose translation is MKRAGLLLLGLLAAMPAWAAELTVSAASSLTESFRELGTAYEKAHPGTKVDFNFAASGVLLQQISRGAPVDVFASADETTMDQAQQQDLLAAGTREVFAVNALWVVVPPQAKAAPRSLKDLAGAGVQRIALGNPDSVPVGRYAKGALEAAGLWPSVQGRVITTQNVRQSLDYVARGEVDAGFVYATDAQAMPDRVRRAFAVPVAGRIAYPLAVTKASAQPAEAKRFATFVRSTQGQAILARHGFGKP
- a CDS encoding ATP-binding cassette domain-containing protein — translated: MWLDLQVQRRLQAAGQDFVLDVALQCTQRQVVLFGPSGAGKSLTLKAVAGLLRPGQGHVRLQGQTLFDAAAGVDLPPQRRRLGYVFQDYALFPHLSVRQNVAFGLEKGWLNPRIGQRFDAVEQWLHAFRIDAVGDLLPSQISGGQRQRTALARALVTQPQALLLDEPFSALDHDLRQHLRQELETVLDNTGIPLLLISHDPQDVAMFGQQVARVVDGRIVGG
- the modB gene encoding molybdate ABC transporter permease subunit, with protein sequence MDLDWSALGLSLKVAGWATAINLVLGVALGALLARRRFPGRELLDSLLTLPMVLPPTVLGYYLLVLIGRNGPIGAWLQSWFGINLVFTWQAAVIAAAVASLPLVFKPARAAFEEVDGQLEQAARTLGVSEAAVFFRITLPLAWRGILAGLLLAFARAMGEFGATLMVAGSIPGRTQTLSIAIYEAVQAGQDGKANALVILTSVVCIVILLLAARLVGGRRRELRDVA
- a CDS encoding PAS sensor domain-containing protein, with amino-acid sequence MSYTPDNAQLLNAMQNVMVISTTDLQGNITYANDLFCTLTGFAREELIGQPHSIVRHPDVPKAVYKDMWDTIKAGKTWTGIVPNLGKGGVLYVVDTTVQPLFDADGNITSYISIRRVVNDLMQNYDLVEFSKEKFDDFYEAA
- a CDS encoding AzlD family protein; the protein is MIFNGLIHWTSVLTIVLMAAATYLTRIVGFLALRNRTLSKRAVTVMEAAPGCVLISVIAPDFVADKPADLAALAITLLAATRLSMLPTVLIGVVSAGVLRYLMG
- a CDS encoding sulfite reductase flavoprotein subunit alpha, translated to MNALPTSTPFSRLLVGFASESGNARALAQRLGADLQPHAPKVLPFNDIDVASLGQGDVLLAISSSFGDGEPPANGEQFFETLRQTPTLSGLRYAVFGLGDTGYPRFCGFTKALDAALSERQAQPLLQRVDADLGYEQFFQQWQPVLGQVLDGDLNAGQDLHLQVTAYGEDNAFAARILERRRLNSSDPAAWHLQLDIAGSGMAYRAGDTLHVVPENDPALLQALATWYGDTAAVAALHDRELRLLSKGVLRELAKLGGSEVLKGLLKVSQKRELEAYLHGLDLLDVLQDHATPASVPLARLRELLSPRLPRAYSIASHPCNDQLSLCVREVRYTLRGRERFGTATGSLLHGGDTARVYCRSNPGFHLPDTGEAPLLLVGTGTGIAPLMGLMQELQASACAREVHLVFGEKHSQHDYLYREQLQDWHARGVLAGLHTAFSRDGAEKLYVQHVLQQRGDEVRDVLARGGHLYLCGNKSHLESAVREAIDAISGEGHWDTLRGEGRTHCELY